In the Brassica napus cultivar Da-Ae chromosome A7, Da-Ae, whole genome shotgun sequence genome, one interval contains:
- the LOC106354057 gene encoding nuclear transport factor 2 isoform X2: MAAAEEGAVVHPSHEEISEAFVNQYYHIMVNATDEAYRLYVDGSVITRPGGRPHGPMLSFTSLQAIKEHYLTCEYKGTTYDVLSVDSQRSLQDGILIMVVGFLTGKDNLKRKFSQTFYLAPQDKAYVVVNDMYRFVDEEGSSLPPTVVESEAEVAKPVDEVSKTEPVQKVIDDAPAKKSVKAAEAKKVVAGAAPAPVAAQKPKEPIAETAADGAKKSYAAMVQSLSRNAAPFQAKAAPVQKPRSMAPPPKARAAAPAPAVVGKPEKKSDQRIVDEPGTSVFVSNLPMDAKAPQLYELFKDFGPIKEGGVQIRSSRASGRCFGFVSFESVASVQSMLKAAKTNPFKLGEHKLRVKEKQVEYDGKQSGGRSGSKAQNGSVDESKTPTGSVDESKTPSGSADGSKSENGSAAGGEDDDGFKTITSRRNRRGNGDKKNSGTPKVKA; encoded by the exons ATGGCTGCTGCGGAGGAAGGTGCTGTGGTTCACCCGTCTCACGAAGAAATCTCTGAGGCTTTTGTTAACCAGTACTATCATATAATGGTAAACGCCACTGATGAAGCTTACAGGCTTTATGTTGATGGTAGCGTTATCACCAGACCTGGAGGACGTCCTCATGGTCCCATGCTCTCTTTTACATCCCTCCAG GCTATCAAGGAGCACTACCTAACCTGTGAATATAAGGGAACGACATACGACGTGCTTAGTGTTGATTCTCAGAGGTCGTTGCAAGATGGGATACTAATCATGGTTGTTGGTTTCTTGACGGGTAAAGACAACCTCAAGAGGAAGTTTTCACAGACGTTTTATCTGGCGCCTCAGGACAAGGCCTACGTTGTCGTCAATGACATGTATCGTTTTGTTGATGAAGAAGGGTCTTCCCTTCCTCCAACTGTTGTTGAATCTG AAGCTGAAGTGGCGAAGCCAGTTGATGAGGTTAGCAAGACCGAGCCGGTGCAGAAGGTCATCGACGATGCTCCTGCCAAGAAGTCTGTTAAAGCTGCTGAGGCTAAGAAGGTTGTTGCTGGAGCTGCTCCTGCTCCTGTTGCTGCTCAAAAGCCTAAAGAGCCAATTGCTGAAACTGCTGCTGATGGAGCAAAGAAATCTTATGCTGCGATG GTTCAATCACTGTCGAGGAACGCTGCTCCGTTCCAAGCTAAAGCAGCCCCGGTTCAGAAACCTAGATCCATGGCGCCACCACCCAAAGCCCGTGCAGCAGCTCCAGCACCTGCTGTTGTTGGTAAACCTGAAAAGAAAAGTGATCAGAGGATCGTTGATGAACCAG gAACTTCGGTATTTGTGTCAAATCTGCCGATGGATGCAAAGGCGCCTCAGCTCTATGAACTGTTCAAGGACTTTGGTCCTATCAAAGAAGGTGGAGTTCAAATCAGAAGCTCCAGG GCTAGTGGAAGATGCTTTGGTTTTGTTTCCTTTGAATCTGTTGCTTCTGTCCAGAGTATGCTTAAG GCTGCCAAGACCAACCCCTTCAAGCTTGGGGAGCATAAGCTTCGTGTAAAGGAAAAGCAAG TTGAGTATGATGGCAAACAGTCTGGTGGGAGAAGTGGAAGCAAGGCACAGAATGGCTCTGTAGATGAGAGCAAGACTCCTACTGGTTCTGTAGATGAGAGCAAGACGCCGAGTGGGTCTGCAGATGGAAGCAAGTCTGAGAATGGCTCTGCAGCAGGTGGGGAAGATGATGATGGCTTCAAGACTATTACAAGCCGTAGGAACAGAAGAGGAAACGGAGACAAGAAAAACAGTGGTACTCCCAAGGTCAAAGCTTGA
- the LOC106354055 gene encoding fructokinase-like 2, chloroplastic translates to MASLSFTQFLPFPRCNSDVIPCLLPLGFVKFRGERLNGKQGFLVVAGRRKLSESAPLDEDDGGNGAVGGKKPTKAPKRSGARTTKKKVVAKKDEPLEESSQLLVDSDDVSDNESDTKDEPRRARKKASPAAAASSDVEEAKTKKKVRRKKTTKKDKEVEEGLVTYDEASDVEEPLTVEATDADSEGEEIDLSKHESEDISHTYGWPPLVCCFGSAQHAFVPSGRPANRLLDYERQERMKDAVWAPEKYIRAPGGCAGGVAIALASLGGNVAFMGKLGDDDFGQAMLYYLNVCKVQTRSVKIDSKRVTACSTMKISKRGRLKSTCVKPCAEDSLSKSEINVDVLKEAKMFYFTTHSLLDKKMMSTTLQAIKISKQLGNVIFYDLNLPLPLWQSREETKSLIQEVWDLADVIEVTKQELEFLCGIEATEQFDTKNNDSSKFVHYEPETVEPLWHENLKVLFVTNGTSKIHYYTKEHNGAVLGMEDVPITPFTRDMSASGDGIVAGLIRMLTVQPDLMNDKGYLERTARYAIECGVVDQWLLAQTRGYPPKDDMEEDEDGDDEDEEMESDPNGIRSITEREYRTSKPYDEPDGPYVMKPEEEREYRKLELVGSVGEDDDSS, encoded by the exons ATGGCGTCTCTCTCCTTCACTCAGTTCCTACCATTCCCCAG ATGCAATTCAGATGTTATTCCTTGTCTCCTACCACTGGGCTTTGTGAAGTTTCGAGGTGAGAGATTGAACGGGAAGCAAGGCTTTTTAGTGGTTGCTGGTAGGAGAAAGTTATCAGAGTCTGCACCTCTTGATGAAGACGATGGTGGAAACGGCGCTGTTGGGGGAAAGAAACCAACCAAAGCTCCTAAGAGGAGTGGTGCGAGAACAACGAAGAAGAAGGTTGTAGCGAAAAAGGATGAACCTTTAGAAGAAAGCTCTCAGCTTTTGGTAGATAGTGATGATGTTTCAGACAACGAAAGCGACACAAAGGATGAGCCACGGAGAGCTAGAAAGAAAG CTTCACCAGCAGCAGCAGCTTCTTCTGATGTGGAGGAAGCAAAAACCAAGAAGAAAGTTAGAAGAAAGAAGACTACTAAGAAAGATAAAGAAGTAGAGGAAGGTTTAGTTACATATGATGAGGCTAGTGATGTCGAGGAACCTTTGACTGTTGAAGCCACTGATGCTGACAGtgaaggagaagagattgaTCTAAGCAAACACGAAAGCGAAGATATTAGCCACACATACGGATGGCCTCCTCTCGTGTGTTGCTTTGGATCTGCACAACATGCTTTTGTGCCATCAGGGAGACCAGCGAACAGGCTTTTGGATTACGAACGACAAGAAAGGATGAAAGACGCGGTGTGGGCTCCGGAGAAGTACATCAGAGCTCCTGGAGGATGTGCAGGAGGTGTTGCTATTGCTCTTGCGAGCTTGGGTGGTAACGTTGCTTTTATGGGCAAACTTGGGGACGATGACTTTGGTCAAGCCATGTTGTATTATCTGAATGTGTGCAAAGTCCAAACGAGATCGGTGAAGATTGATAGTAAAAGGGTCACTGCTTGTTCTACTATGAAGATCAGCAAGAGAGGTCGCTTGAAATCGACTTGTGTCAAACCATGTGCTGAGGATTCTCTTTCTAAATCTGAAATCAACGTTGATGTTCTCAAAGAG GCGAAAATGTTCTACTTCACGACGCATTCACTGCTGGATAAGAAGATGATGTCAACTACATTACAAGCCATCAAGATATCAAAGCAACTAGGGAATGTCATTTTCTATGACTTGAACCTTCCCTTGCCTCTATGGCAGTCTCGGGAAGAGACCAAGAGTCTCATACAAGAAGTGTGGGATCTTGCGGACGTCATTGAAGTCACGAAACAGGAGCTTGAGTTCCTTTGCGGAATCGAGGCAACTGAGCAGTTCGATACTAAAAACAATGACAGCAGTAAGTTTGTCCATTACGAGCCGGAAACAGTGGAGCCGCTTTGGCATGAGAATCTCAAGGTTTTGTTTGTGACCAATGGCACTTCTAAGATCCATTACTATACCAAAGAGCACAATGGTGCTGTTCTTGGGATGGAGGATGTTCCCATTACTCCTTTTACTAGGGATATGTCAGCATCTGGAGATGGCATTGTTGCAG GTCTGATAAGAATGCTTACGGTTCAGCCAGATCTTATGAATGATAAAGGGTACTTGGAGCGGACAGCAAGATATGCAATTGAGTGTGGAGTTGTTGATCAATGGTTGCTGGCGCAAACTCGAGGATATCCTCCAAAGGATGACATGGAAGAAGATGAggatggtgatgatgaagaCGAGGAAATGGAATCAGATCCAAATGGTATAAGATCGATAACAGAGAGGGAATACCGAACCTCAAAGCCTTATGACGAACCAGATGGTCCATACGTTATGAAACCAGAAGAGGAAAGGGAGTACCGGAAGCTAGAGCTTGTTGGTTCAGTGGGTGAAGATGATGATAGTTCTTGA
- the LOC106357188 gene encoding ninja-family protein AFP1 produces the protein MSEANERTREMSRSMFPRDLLQRFPPISAKVVDGEEEEDEEIELDLSLSLGGRFGVDKSKLARSSSVVGPTMPFFRENHQPETEMRPVETSVAGHMALTRATSLPVETEEEWRRRKEMESLRRMEAKRRRSEKLRARGSGGGNIIKPPEANNDSVMGEGSTPTRRRGRPRLVLPRWSGTANEGGLLRQHSAGHVSLQVSRGSSSSVSEMETKSHQASSEEARSLPSPQQQHQQEAMAMPDNGLRRLSSVDMRIEPPPLGNGKNVMPCVFTRGDGPNGKRVDGILYRYGNGEEVKIMCACHCDILSPADFVKHAGGPHVDHPLRHIIVDTSSLSNLF, from the exons ATGTCTGAAGCAAACGAGAGAACTAGAGAAATGAGTAGAAGTATGTTCCCAAGAGATCTGCTTCAGAGATTTCCCCCTATCTCAGCTAAAGTTGtagatggtgaagaagaagaagatgaggagatTGAGTTGGATCTTAGTTTATCTCTTGGCGGGAGGTTCGGAGTTGACAAAAGCAAGCTCGCGAGATCTTCCTCTGTCGTGGGCCCCACGATGCCTTTTTTCCGGGAGAATCATCAGCCAGAGACAGAGATGAGGCCTGTCGAGACATCCGTGGCGGGACATATGGCTTTGACGAGAGCGACGTCGTTGCCGGTGGAGACGGAGGAAGAGTGGCGGAGGAGGAAGGAGATGGAGAGTTTAAGGAGAATGGAGGCCAAGAGAAGGAGAAGCGAGAAGCTTCGTGCCAGAGGCAGCGGCGGAGGGAACATCATCAAACCACCCGAAGCTAATAATGATAGTGTTATGGGAGAAGGTTCCACCCCTACGAGGCGGCGAGGTAGGCCGCGGTTGGTACTGCCACGGTGGTCAGGGACGGCTAACGAAGGTGGACTTTTACGACAACACAGTGCTGGTCATGTTTCGCTGCAAGTCTCTCGTGGAAGTTCTTCAAGTGTTTCCGAGATGGAAACCAAATCTCATCAAG CATCTAGCGAAGAAGCAAGAAGCTTACCGTCGCCACAGCAACAACATCAACAGGAAGCAATGGCAATGCCAGATAATGGGCTAAGAAGATTGAGTTCAGTGGACATGAGGATAGAGCCACCACCACTAGGGAACGGGAAAAATGTGATGCCATGTGTGTTCACCAGGGGAGATGGACCTAACGGGAAGAGAGTTGATGGGATTCTTTATCGATACGGTAATGgtgaagaagtgaagatcatGTGTGCCTGCCATTGTGATATCTTGTCTCCTGCTGACTTCGTTAAACATGCTGGTGGTCCTCATGTTGATCATCCTCTTAGGCATATTATTGTCGACACTTcttctctttctaatctcttttaG
- the LOC106357186 gene encoding squamosa promoter-binding-like protein 6, giving the protein MDSWSYGTSFLPSDSFPENPRSLAQGLSNEFDKVDDVNGLQDFKLRSFMDYGNYDGSRAKKPRASSSSPLCQVHGCNMDLSSSKDYHKRHRVCEAHSKTSVVIVNGVEQRFCQQCSRFHFLSEFDNGKRSCRRRLAGDNERRRKPSFYFRHKLLPQGTNSLAGNKVHGRLVSFKDEPMFPEENMSFYSPEAAASSGVSSIWDLHEAGPPRSTCAHSLLSAQSQQCLSETSPNKSFSITQPNQTLNHSTIGYHQMQPPPLRTVSSSTVDLQQLSSHLQRIEQQQRSFTNDDVKQEYNNELYFP; this is encoded by the coding sequence ATGGATTCTTGGAGCTATGGAACCTCCTTTCTTCCTTCTGATTCCTTTCCTGAGAATCCAAGATCCTTGGCTCAGGGACTCTCTAATGAATTTGACAAGGTTGATGATGTTAATGGACTCCAAGATTTCAAACTTAGGAGTTTTATGGATTACGGGAACTATGATGGTTCTAGAGCTAAAAAGCCTCGAGCTTCTTCAAGCTCTCCCTTGTGTCAAGTCCATGGGTGCAACATGGATCTCAGCTCTTCGAAAGATTACCACAAAAGGCATAGAGTTTGCGAGGCTCACTCAAAGACTTCTGTGGTTATCGTTAACGGTGTTGAACAGAGGTTTTGCCAACAGTGCAGCAGGTTTCATTTCCTCTCGGAGTTTGATAATGGGAAAAGAAGTTGCAGAAGACGATTAGCTGGTGACAATGAGAGAAGAAGGAAGCCTTCTTTCTATTTCCGGCATAAGCTTCTTCCTCAAGGTACAAACTCTCTGGCAGGTAACAAGGTTCATGGTAGGCTCGTGAGTTTCAAAGATGAACCTATGTTTCCTGAGGAAAACATGAGTTTTTATTCACCGGAAGCAGCAGCTTCTTCTGGTGTATCTTCGATTTGGGACTTGCATGAGGCTGGGCCGCCACGTTCTACTTGTGCTCACTCCCTTCTGTCAGCTCAGTCCCAACAATGCTTGTCTGAAACTAGTCCAAACAAAAGTTTCTCAATCActcaaccaaaccaaactcTCAATCACTCAACAATAGGCTATCATCAGATGCAACCACCACCGTTGAGGACTGTTTCATCATCCACAGTTGATCTACAGCAACTGTCATCGCATCTTCAGAGAATCGAGCAACAACAGAGGAGTTTTACTAATGATGATGTGAAGCAGGAGTATAATAACGAGCTTTATTTCCCCTAG
- the LOC106357187 gene encoding protein CRABS CLAW, whose protein sequence is MNLEEKPTMASRVSPQAEHLYYVRCSICNTILAVGIPMKRMLDTVTVKCGHCGNLSFLTTTPPLQGHVSLTLQMQSFGGSEYKKGSSSSSSSSTSSDQPPSPRPPFVVKPPEKKQRLPSAYNRFMRDEIQRIKSANPEIPHREAFSAAAKNWAKYIPNSPTSITSGASNIHGFGFGEKK, encoded by the exons ATGAACCTTGAAGAGAAACCAACCATGGCTTCAAGGGTTTCACCTCAAGCCGAACATCTCTACTACGTCCGGTGCAGCATCTGCAACACCATCCTCGCG GTTGGGATACCAATGAAGAGAATGCTTGACACTGTAACGGTGAAATGTGGCCATTGTGGTAACCTCTCGTTTCTCACCACAACCCCTCCTCTGCAAGGCCATGTCAGCCTCACCCTTCAG ATGCAGAGCTTTGGTGGGAGTGAGTATAAGAAGGGaagctcttcttcctcctcctcttctacCTCCAGTGACCAGCCACCGTCTCCTAGACCACCCTTTGTCGTTAAAC CTCCTGAGAAGAAGCAGAGACTCCCATCGGCTTACAACCGCTTCATGAG ggatGAGATACAACGTATCAAGAGTGCCAATCCGGAAATACCACATCGTGAAGCTTTTAGTGCTGCTGCCAAAAAT TGGGCTAAGTACATACCCAATTCTCCTACTTCCATTACTTCCGGAGCCAGCAACATCCAT GGTTTTGGATTTGGTGAGAAGAAGTGA
- the LOC125576194 gene encoding probable LRR receptor-like serine/threonine-protein kinase RPK1, whose translation MHWTPRSLRSPSLRSRSITRSRRRILYEKVVRGTWDWTSLRHSGIKYNLIISAKDEVDGNLEDFIKERSKPALEWKILHNIALNVARALAYLHEQCSPKVLHRDIKPSNILLDNNYNAYLSDFGLSKLLGTSRSHVTTGVAGTFGYVAPEYAMTCRVSEKADVYSYGIVILELISDKRTLDPSFSSHEN comes from the exons ATGCATTGGACCCCAAGATCGTTGAGATCGCCAAGTTTGCGGTCTCGGAGCATAACAAGGAGTCGAAGGCGAATCTTGTACGAGAAGGTCGTCAGAGGAACCTGGGATTGGACGTCGCTTCGGCATAGCGGCATAAAGTACAATCTGATCATATCTGCCAAGGATGAAGTCGATG GGAACCTTGAAGACTTCATCAAAGAAAGATCGAAGCCTGCTCTTGAGTGGAAGATCCTTCACAATATTGCTCTCAATGTAGCGCGTGCTCTCGCCTATCTTCACGAGCAGTGTTCACCCAAAGTCTTGCACAGAGACATCAAACCGAGCAACATACTCTTGGACAACAACTACAACGCCTATCTATCTGACTTTGGCCTCTCAAAGCTCTTGGGAACTTCACGGTCTCATGTCACAACAGGGGTGGCTGGAACATTCGGCTATGTTGCTCCGGAATACGCAATGACTTGCCGTGTCTCGGAGAAAGCAGATGTTTACAGTTATGGCATTGTCATCTTGGAGTTGATATCGGATAAGCGAACTCTTGATCCTTCTTTCTCATCTCACGAGAATTGA
- the LOC106354057 gene encoding nuclear transport factor 2 isoform X1, whose product MAAAEEGAVVHPSHEEISEAFVNQYYHIMVNATDEAYRLYVDGSVITRPGGRPHGPMLSFTSLQAIKEHYLTCEYKGTTYDVLSVDSQRSLQDGILIMVVGFLTGKDNLKRKFSQTFYLAPQDKAYVVVNDMYRFVDEEGSSLPPTVVESVPEAEVAKPVDEVSKTEPVQKVIDDAPAKKSVKAAEAKKVVAGAAPAPVAAQKPKEPIAETAADGAKKSYAAMVQSLSRNAAPFQAKAAPVQKPRSMAPPPKARAAAPAPAVVGKPEKKSDQRIVDEPGTSVFVSNLPMDAKAPQLYELFKDFGPIKEGGVQIRSSRASGRCFGFVSFESVASVQSMLKAAKTNPFKLGEHKLRVKEKQVEYDGKQSGGRSGSKAQNGSVDESKTPTGSVDESKTPSGSADGSKSENGSAAGGEDDDGFKTITSRRNRRGNGDKKNSGTPKVKA is encoded by the exons ATGGCTGCTGCGGAGGAAGGTGCTGTGGTTCACCCGTCTCACGAAGAAATCTCTGAGGCTTTTGTTAACCAGTACTATCATATAATGGTAAACGCCACTGATGAAGCTTACAGGCTTTATGTTGATGGTAGCGTTATCACCAGACCTGGAGGACGTCCTCATGGTCCCATGCTCTCTTTTACATCCCTCCAG GCTATCAAGGAGCACTACCTAACCTGTGAATATAAGGGAACGACATACGACGTGCTTAGTGTTGATTCTCAGAGGTCGTTGCAAGATGGGATACTAATCATGGTTGTTGGTTTCTTGACGGGTAAAGACAACCTCAAGAGGAAGTTTTCACAGACGTTTTATCTGGCGCCTCAGGACAAGGCCTACGTTGTCGTCAATGACATGTATCGTTTTGTTGATGAAGAAGGGTCTTCCCTTCCTCCAACTGTTGTTGAATCTG TGCCAGAAGCTGAAGTGGCGAAGCCAGTTGATGAGGTTAGCAAGACCGAGCCGGTGCAGAAGGTCATCGACGATGCTCCTGCCAAGAAGTCTGTTAAAGCTGCTGAGGCTAAGAAGGTTGTTGCTGGAGCTGCTCCTGCTCCTGTTGCTGCTCAAAAGCCTAAAGAGCCAATTGCTGAAACTGCTGCTGATGGAGCAAAGAAATCTTATGCTGCGATG GTTCAATCACTGTCGAGGAACGCTGCTCCGTTCCAAGCTAAAGCAGCCCCGGTTCAGAAACCTAGATCCATGGCGCCACCACCCAAAGCCCGTGCAGCAGCTCCAGCACCTGCTGTTGTTGGTAAACCTGAAAAGAAAAGTGATCAGAGGATCGTTGATGAACCAG gAACTTCGGTATTTGTGTCAAATCTGCCGATGGATGCAAAGGCGCCTCAGCTCTATGAACTGTTCAAGGACTTTGGTCCTATCAAAGAAGGTGGAGTTCAAATCAGAAGCTCCAGG GCTAGTGGAAGATGCTTTGGTTTTGTTTCCTTTGAATCTGTTGCTTCTGTCCAGAGTATGCTTAAG GCTGCCAAGACCAACCCCTTCAAGCTTGGGGAGCATAAGCTTCGTGTAAAGGAAAAGCAAG TTGAGTATGATGGCAAACAGTCTGGTGGGAGAAGTGGAAGCAAGGCACAGAATGGCTCTGTAGATGAGAGCAAGACTCCTACTGGTTCTGTAGATGAGAGCAAGACGCCGAGTGGGTCTGCAGATGGAAGCAAGTCTGAGAATGGCTCTGCAGCAGGTGGGGAAGATGATGATGGCTTCAAGACTATTACAAGCCGTAGGAACAGAAGAGGAAACGGAGACAAGAAAAACAGTGGTACTCCCAAGGTCAAAGCTTGA
- the LOC106354056 gene encoding serine/threonine-protein kinase dst1 has protein sequence MDHNSPRSRRSRKPDPTPDLYSTFVVHSDSDSDQRRDRDKPDEDETVDLYATMVYKSDSDVEGDDDEDSTLPPLLKRLPKDFGGGGASYDEDDDDGDFGTMIVKKDSKNSPGDEESSSDEEEGEYGTFVVVKPSSSKKGKEKEKETDLSTMGRAVASMQESSFGGKNNRKSTSSLQQRSSKMSTTSLPDCVREDPTTKYEFLNELGKGSYGSVYKARDLKTSEIVAIKVISLTEGEEGYEEIRGEIEMLQQCNHPNVVRYLGSFQGDDYLWIVMEYCGGGSVTDLMNVTEEALEEYQIAYICREALKGLAYLHSIFKVHRDIKGGNILLTEQGEVKLGDFGVAAQLTRTMSKRNTFIGTPHWMAPEVIQENRYDGKVDVWALGVSAIEMAEGLPPRSAVHPMRVLFMISIEPAPMLEDKEKWSLVFHDFVAKCLTKEPRLRPTADEMLKHKFVQRCKMGASAMSPKIEKSRQIRASMALQAQNVVASSEDTSTLGPKSSDEMGITVPYKHPNNGYQNTTEAPPTSTGEGGDFGTMIVHGEDETEESYSGAQLAKEKESSPSQVDGVFVGFSGDEVAGSWIHDKKKLPATDVPVDKSTSQSVRGTPPSVSISLEHKTKLNSISGTQTEGGSDASGVTLKSETVGKKAFALQDKLWSIYAAGNTVPIPFLRATDISPIALLSENMIGGMQQDGNRTVAVEALQELFTSDPQSKKGRRGQNEMPLPPSVYQRLTSSPPLMNLAQVLAYHRACYEEMPLQEMQATQEQQTIQNLCDTLRTILRL, from the exons ATGGATCACAACTCGCCGAGATCTCGTCGGAGCCGGAAACCGGATCCTACCCCCGACCTCTACTCCACATTCGTAGTTCACTCCGACTCCGATTCCGATCAACGCCGAGATCGAGACAAACCCGATGAAGACGAAACCGTCGATTTATACGCTACAATGGTCTACAAGAGCGACAGCGACGTCGAAGGAGACGACGACGAAGACTCTACGCTCCCTCCTCTTCTCAAGCGTCTCCCCAAGGACTTCGGAGGCGGCGGCGCGTCGTACGACGAggacgacgacgacggagacTTCGGCACCATGATTGTGAAGAAGGACAGCAAGAACAGTCCAGGAGATGAAGAATCTTCTTCCGACGAGGAGGAGGGAGAGTACGGTACCTTCGTTGTGGTGAAGCCTTCTTCGTCTAAAAAGggaaaggagaaggagaaggagacggATCTGTCAACTATGGGAAGAGCTGTAGCGAGTATGCAGGAATCGAGCTTCGGTGGCAAGAACAACCGTAAATCCACCTCTTCGTTGCAGCAGCGGAGCAGTAAGATGTCCACCACGTCCCTTCCCGATTGCGTTAGAGAAGATCCCACCACCAAATACGAGTTCCTCAACGAGCTTG GGAAAGGATCATATGGATCTGTCTACAAAGCTAGGGATTTGAAAACGTCTGAGATTGTTGCTATTAAAGTCATTTCACTTACCGAAGGG GAGGAGGGGTATGAGGAGATTCGCGGTGAGATTGAGATGCTGCAGCAGTGTAATCATCCGAATGTTGTCCGTTACCTTGGTAGTTTCCAAGGAGATGATTATCTTTGG ATAGTGATGGAGTATTGTGGAGGTGGAAGCGTTACTGATTTGATGAACGTTACCGAGGAGGCGTTGGAGGAGTATCAGATTGCATATATTTGTCGAGAGGCGTTGAAG GGCCTTGCATACTTGCACTCAATATTCaaagtccatagagatatcaaGGGTGGAAATATCTTGTTGACCGAACAAGGAGAGGTCAAGTTAG GTGATTTTGGGGTTGCAGCTCAACTTACGCGGACTATGTCTAAGCGAAACACG TTCATTGGGACTCCGCATTGGATGGCCCCTGAGGTTATTCAGGAAAACCGTTATGATGGGAAG GTGGATGTATGGGCTCTTGGTGTTTCAGCAATTGAGATGGCAGAG GGGCTTCCTCCAAGATCTGCAGTTCATCCGATGAGG GTTTTGTTCATGATATCGATCGAGCCAGCTCCAATGCTTGAAGATAAAGAAAAATG GTCTCTGGTCTTTCATGATTTTGTTGCAAAGTGCCTCACCAAGGAACCACGCCTTCGCCCAACTGCAGATGAGATGCTCAAG CACAAATTTGTTCAGAGATGTAAAATGGGGGCTTCCGCAATGTCGCCAAAGATTGAGAAGTCTAGACAAATCAGAGCTTCAATGGCTCTGCAAGCGCAAAATGTTGTCGCTTCTTCGGAGGACACT TCAACACTGGGCCCAAAATCAAGTGATGAGATGGGAATTACTGTTCCGTATAAACATCCTAATAATGGATATCAAAATACCACCGAAGCACCTCCAACAAGCACAGGAGAAG GTGGTGATTTTGGAACTATGATCGTTCATGGTGAGGATGAGACAGAAGAGAGTTACTCAGGGGCTCAACTTGCCAAAGAGAAAGAATCTTCACCTTCTCAGGTTGATGGCGTTTTTGTCGGATTCTCAGGAGATGAAGTAGCTGGCTCCTG GATCCATGACAAGAAGAAGCTTCCTGCTACCGACGTTCCAGTTGACAAATCAACCTCACAAAGCGTGCGGGGAACTCCACCATCAGTTTCGATATCTCTTGAGCATAAAACGAAGCTGAATAGCATATCTGGAACACAGACCGAAGGTGGCAGTGATGCAAGTGGCGTTACCTTGAAGAGTGAAACTGTTGGCAAGAAAGCTTTTGCGTTGCAAGATAAG TTGTGGTCAATCTACGCAGCTGGAAACACTGTACCCATACCATTCTTGAGAGCAACAGATATATCCCCAATTGCACTCTTGTCAGAGAACATGATCGGAGGCATGCAACAGGATGGGAATAGAACTGTAGCTGTTGAAGCGCTTCAGGAGCTCTTCACTTCCGATCCCCAATCTAAAAAGGGAAGAAGAGGACAAAACGAG ATGCCTCTTCCTCCAAGTGTATACCAGAGACTGACGTCAAGCCCTCCACTGATGAATCTGGCACAAGTATTAGCCTACCACAGAGC GTGTTACGAGGAGATGCCGCTCCAGGAAATGCAAGCAACGCAAGAGCAACAAACTATTCAGAATCTGTGCGATACTCTTCGCACAATTCTTCGCCTCTAA